One stretch of Actinacidiphila sp. DG2A-62 DNA includes these proteins:
- a CDS encoding S1 family peptidase, which produces MIAVASGLLAATAFALPAASAAPTAKVSPDAAASLAARLGANATAGTYYDAAAKTSVVNVTTQAAADAVRAAGATPRLVDHSTAQLLKAGDATKSADIAGTAWSVDTRTNALEVNIDSRVTAAQLAKLRQATAGYGDAVHITRVSGTFSKLLSGGDAIYTDSWRCSVGFNVRSGSTYYFLTAGHCTEGYPDYYTSSNAYIGPTVGTSFPTNDYGIVRYDSSVAHDGTVGSQDITSAANAYVGESVKRRGSTTGIHSGTVQALNASVNYGNGEIVNGLIKTNVCAEPGDSGGSLYDGTKAIGLTSGGSGNCSSGGTTYFQPVTEALSAYGVSVY; this is translated from the coding sequence ATGATCGCGGTCGCGTCCGGCCTGCTCGCCGCCACCGCGTTCGCCCTGCCCGCAGCCTCGGCCGCTCCCACGGCCAAGGTCAGTCCCGACGCCGCCGCCTCCCTCGCCGCCCGTCTGGGCGCGAACGCCACGGCCGGCACCTACTACGACGCGGCCGCCAAGACGTCCGTCGTCAACGTCACCACCCAGGCCGCGGCCGACGCCGTCCGCGCCGCCGGCGCCACCCCGCGCCTGGTCGACCACAGCACCGCCCAGTTGCTGAAGGCGGGCGACGCCACCAAGAGCGCCGACATCGCGGGCACCGCCTGGTCGGTCGACACCAGGACCAACGCCCTCGAAGTGAACATCGACAGCAGGGTCACCGCCGCCCAGCTCGCCAAGCTCCGCCAGGCGACCGCCGGCTACGGCGACGCGGTCCACATCACCCGCGTCTCCGGAACCTTCAGCAAGCTGCTCTCCGGCGGCGACGCGATCTACACCGACAGCTGGCGCTGCTCCGTGGGCTTCAACGTCCGCAGCGGCAGCACCTACTACTTCCTCACCGCAGGCCACTGCACCGAGGGCTACCCGGACTACTACACCAGCTCCAACGCCTACATCGGCCCCACGGTCGGCACGAGCTTCCCCACCAACGACTACGGCATCGTCCGCTACGACTCCTCCGTCGCCCATGACGGGACCGTCGGCAGCCAGGACATCACCAGCGCCGCCAACGCCTACGTCGGCGAGTCGGTCAAGCGCCGCGGCTCGACCACCGGCATCCACAGCGGGACCGTCCAGGCCCTCAACGCCAGCGTCAACTACGGCAACGGCGAGATCGTCAACGGCCTGATCAAGACCAACGTCTGCGCCGAGCCCGGCGACAGCGGCGGCTCCCTGTACGACGGCACCAAGGCCATCGGCCTGACCTCCGGAGGCAGCGGCAACTGCTCCTCCGGCGGCACGACCTACTTCCAGCCCGTGACCGAGGCGCTCAGCGCGTACGGGGTCAGCGTCTACTGA
- a CDS encoding DUF1684 domain-containing protein: protein MPADPSPSPAPHLVSDSPPVPVGSSALPGAGPGSGAAPVPAAGAGAGVVAGVRVPGPRGPVAGRTPSARPQAAPRAHRPTGALHLAALIDARGPLAVERCADLVRLAESGGLDFVVLRCAAESAPDALALPTRIAPATDRIGVLPLLAPDPAGVALADALATLDRLSEGRAGWAVALPPVPRPSAARAQAPSATIGTGTDAGSAGAADDAVAAVVDAVVDAWDTCAPSGDARAARPRPVIAVDAGQPGPGPALAARHADIAFVRAARPEQAAETGASLRALAAQAGRDPDRLLVFADLAIDFGHGELGHEPGVEVGPVDDGAGGLLFRGGPVDLAELVVRWREAGAVDGFLVRPVEPGRDLERFVNGTVALLQHRGAFRTFHPGGTLREHLGLHRPAPPRTPPPTPPAPSAPSAPLGRPASRSGPATSPPFGSTSGSPDRYGRLEHMTTQAPDLAFSDWEQWRERRAASVAAPDGPLALTATHWLEDLEDGEAPDLPGRWREENGNVVHETSDGNRAVLLPEGGPLLLADGRKVAAIVREGVLGVRVWDAQSPARKAFAGIDAFAFDARWVVPGAFRAYDAPRPVRLPNADGRERDLALGGELTFTAAGVEHTLSVAVEDDGRLWAVIADATSGTSTFRFRFLYVSAPAADGSATVDLNRAQLPPCAFADAFICPFPPPGNTLPYALEAGERAVLTS, encoded by the coding sequence ATGCCTGCCGACCCGTCACCTTCCCCCGCGCCGCACCTCGTCTCCGACTCCCCACCCGTCCCCGTCGGGTCGTCCGCGCTGCCCGGGGCGGGCCCTGGCTCGGGTGCCGCGCCGGTGCCCGCGGCCGGGGCGGGCGCCGGGGTCGTCGCGGGGGTACGGGTGCCCGGACCGCGCGGGCCGGTGGCCGGGCGGACGCCGTCCGCAAGGCCGCAGGCCGCCCCGCGCGCCCACCGGCCGACCGGCGCGCTGCACCTCGCAGCACTCATCGACGCACGCGGCCCGCTCGCCGTCGAGCGCTGTGCCGATCTGGTCCGCCTGGCCGAGAGCGGCGGCCTCGACTTCGTCGTCCTGCGGTGCGCCGCCGAGTCCGCCCCCGACGCGCTCGCGCTGCCCACGCGTATCGCTCCGGCCACCGACCGCATAGGCGTCCTCCCGCTGCTCGCCCCGGACCCGGCCGGCGTCGCCCTCGCCGACGCCCTGGCCACCCTCGACCGGCTCTCCGAGGGCCGTGCGGGCTGGGCCGTCGCACTCCCGCCCGTCCCCCGACCCTCCGCGGCACGGGCGCAGGCCCCGTCCGCCACCATCGGCACCGGTACCGACGCCGGGTCGGCCGGCGCGGCGGACGACGCGGTGGCCGCGGTGGTCGACGCCGTGGTGGACGCCTGGGACACCTGCGCGCCGTCGGGGGACGCGCGTGCCGCGCGGCCGCGGCCGGTGATCGCCGTGGACGCCGGGCAGCCGGGACCGGGCCCCGCTCTCGCGGCTCGCCACGCCGACATCGCCTTCGTCCGCGCCGCCCGCCCGGAACAGGCCGCCGAGACCGGCGCGAGTCTGCGCGCACTGGCCGCCCAGGCCGGCCGCGACCCCGACCGGCTGCTGGTCTTCGCCGACCTCGCCATCGACTTCGGCCACGGCGAACTCGGCCACGAGCCCGGCGTCGAGGTCGGCCCGGTCGACGACGGCGCCGGTGGGCTGCTCTTCCGGGGCGGCCCCGTCGACCTCGCCGAACTCGTCGTGCGCTGGCGTGAGGCCGGCGCCGTCGACGGTTTCCTGGTCCGCCCGGTCGAGCCCGGCCGCGACCTGGAGCGCTTCGTCAACGGCACGGTGGCCCTGCTCCAGCACCGCGGCGCCTTCCGCACCTTCCACCCGGGCGGCACCCTGCGCGAACACCTCGGCCTCCACCGTCCGGCGCCGCCCCGAACACCCCCGCCGACGCCGCCGGCCCCCTCCGCACCGTCAGCGCCCCTCGGGCGACCGGCGTCCCGCTCGGGCCCCGCGACATCACCACCCTTCGGGAGCACATCAGGCTCCCCCGACCGGTATGGAAGGCTTGAGCACATGACCACACAAGCACCTGACCTGGCGTTTTCCGACTGGGAGCAGTGGCGTGAGCGGCGCGCCGCGTCCGTCGCCGCTCCGGACGGCCCGCTCGCCCTCACCGCCACCCACTGGCTGGAGGACCTTGAGGACGGCGAGGCGCCGGACCTCCCCGGCCGCTGGCGGGAGGAGAACGGGAACGTCGTGCACGAGACCTCGGACGGCAACCGTGCCGTGCTCCTTCCCGAAGGCGGCCCGCTGCTGCTCGCGGACGGCCGCAAGGTCGCCGCGATCGTCCGCGAGGGCGTGCTCGGGGTGCGTGTCTGGGACGCGCAGTCCCCGGCGAGGAAGGCGTTCGCCGGCATCGACGCCTTCGCCTTCGACGCGCGCTGGGTGGTGCCCGGCGCCTTCCGCGCGTACGACGCTCCGCGCCCGGTGCGACTGCCCAACGCCGACGGCCGCGAGCGCGATCTCGCCCTGGGCGGCGAACTCACCTTCACCGCCGCCGGCGTCGAGCACACCCTGTCCGTCGCCGTCGAGGACGACGGCCGGCTGTGGGCCGTCATCGCCGACGCAACCAGCGGCACGTCCACCTTCCGGTTCCGCTTCCTGTACGTGTCCGCCCCTGCCGCGGACGGCTCGGCGACCGTGGACCTCAACCGCGCCCAACTGCCGCCGTGCGCCTTCGCCGACGCGTTCATCTGCCCTTTCCCTCCTCCCGGGAACACCCTGCCCTACGCCCTCGAAGCGGGGGAGCGCGCCGTTCTCACCAGCTGA
- a CDS encoding DUF5685 family protein, translating into MFGIIRPCRHRMSEGMAASWVAHLCGLCLALRDGHGQFARVATNYDGLIISVLVEAQSTATADLRRTAGPCPLRGMRTAPVAKGEGARLAAAVSLVLASAKVRDHVEDADGAFARRPVAAAARTVARRWDRAGARTGGDLGFDTAVLVDAVGRQGAVEAAAGPGTPVLAVTEPTETATAAAFAHTAVLAGRPGNRAALEEARLFGRLAHLLDAVEDLDEDARTGAWNPLTATGTDLAEARRLCDDARHGIRLALRDVEFADSAAGRLSHELLVHELARSVDRAFGTTSCGHTEHESGAGGGDRAQAAADAADAGVLAAGPYGGSPYGPGPGGSPYAPGPGQNPYAPGDPAGPGGFPPPPEPPRRRGLIAGCLVYTGLCCTCRVCCTEHDDAWSGRRREAWCNKCDDCGDCCDCCQCCDCDCCDGCDCCDCGCDC; encoded by the coding sequence ATGTTCGGGATCATCAGACCGTGCCGGCACCGGATGTCGGAGGGCATGGCGGCCTCCTGGGTCGCCCATCTGTGCGGGCTGTGCCTCGCGCTGCGCGACGGGCACGGGCAGTTCGCGCGGGTCGCGACCAACTACGACGGTCTGATCATCTCCGTGCTGGTCGAGGCGCAGTCCACGGCCACGGCGGACCTACGGCGCACCGCGGGACCCTGCCCGCTGCGGGGCATGCGGACCGCTCCGGTCGCCAAGGGCGAGGGGGCGCGACTGGCCGCGGCCGTCTCCCTGGTGCTCGCCTCGGCCAAGGTCCGCGACCACGTGGAGGACGCCGACGGCGCCTTCGCGCGCCGCCCGGTCGCCGCCGCCGCGCGCACGGTCGCCCGCCGCTGGGACCGGGCCGGCGCCCGCACCGGCGGCGACCTCGGCTTCGACACGGCGGTGCTGGTCGACGCGGTCGGCCGGCAGGGCGCGGTCGAGGCCGCCGCCGGGCCCGGGACCCCGGTGCTCGCGGTCACCGAACCCACCGAGACCGCGACCGCCGCGGCCTTCGCGCACACCGCCGTGCTCGCGGGGCGCCCCGGCAACCGGGCCGCGCTGGAAGAGGCCAGGCTCTTCGGCCGGCTCGCCCACCTGCTCGACGCGGTCGAGGACCTCGACGAGGACGCCAGGACCGGCGCCTGGAACCCGCTCACCGCGACCGGCACCGACCTGGCCGAGGCGCGGCGGCTGTGCGACGACGCGCGGCACGGCATCCGGCTGGCGCTGCGCGACGTGGAGTTCGCCGACTCCGCCGCGGGCCGGCTCAGCCACGAACTGCTGGTCCACGAGCTCGCCCGGTCGGTCGACCGGGCCTTCGGCACGACGAGCTGCGGCCACACGGAACACGAGAGCGGGGCCGGGGGCGGCGACCGTGCGCAGGCGGCGGCTGACGCGGCTGACGCGGGTGTGCTCGCGGCAGGCCCCTACGGCGGCAGCCCGTACGGGCCCGGGCCCGGCGGGAGTCCCTACGCGCCGGGGCCGGGGCAGAACCCGTACGCGCCGGGCGACCCCGCAGGTCCCGGCGGCTTCCCGCCGCCGCCCGAGCCGCCGCGCCGGCGCGGCCTGATCGCCGGCTGCCTCGTCTACACAGGCCTGTGCTGCACCTGCCGGGTGTGCTGCACCGAGCACGACGACGCCTGGAGCGGCCGGCGCCGCGAGGCATGGTGCAACAAGTGCGATGACTGCGGGGACTGCTGCGACTGCTGCCAGTGCTGTGACTGCGACTGCTGCGACGGATGTGATTGCTGCGACTGTGGGTGTGACTGCTGA